The genome window CTGAATGTGGCTCTTTTGCTGCATGTTTTGACCGGGAATCAATCCATATTTATATCCAGGTACCTTATTACAGAAGTCGGAGTGGGACTTTCTGTACCCTTCCTGCTGCTCCTGCTTTTGGTGGAATGTGCTCTTATTTATAAACTTGTGGCCTTCATTTTTCCAGAGGCCCCCTGGTTTCCTGCCGGATCTGATCTCTCTCTCTGGTTTGTTAAGCAGAAGATTGCACTTAGGCAGAAGTTTTCAAAGCCGTCATTTAAAGATCCTGTCCGGAATGAAATATTTTCAGAGGACCCTGTTGAAGAAGATGCTGAGGAAGGGGAAGGGTCTTTTTTCATTCCCGATATCCCCAGCCCCATTCCGCCGGTGGAAGTGGTCGATGACAGCGAAATCCAGTCCCTCATCTCTTCTGTTCTCAAGCCGGAACAGTCCAGCAAGAATGCCTTTCACCCCAATGGTTCTCCCCAGAAGCCTTCAGAGGTCAAACCCTTCAATCCCAATAAGACTTTGAGCATTGATGATGTGGTCAACCCCATGTATGAAGATGACAGTGATCTTTCGCCTAAAGGCAGCAGTGGCTCAGAGGAATTGCCTTTGCCCGAGGAGGACCCTGGAATCGATTTTTTGATAGATCATGAGAAGAATGACAAATCAGAAAACATTCAATACGGCGACGAGGAGCAATCTGAAGAAGAACAATCTGAAGAAGAAGAGCAATCCGAAGTAGAAGAGTCTCCTGAGGTTGATGAAGGTTTTGAGGAAGAAGAGGATTACGAAGAACAGGGATATATCACAGACAGCTATGATGACTTGGAGGCCTGGCGTGATGATCCTCCTCTTGAGGATGAACTCCCTGTTTCTATAGAGGATAAACTCTCTCCTGCTGGTGAAAGTGAAAAACTCGGCGTTCTCAATCCAGGATTGCTTCCTAAGCATAAGAGGAAAAAGGAATACAAGGTTCCTGTAGCTGGGTTGCTGAAAGAGTATCCTGATGACTCCTTTAGTGAGGTAGACGATTTCACCCGGAGGCAGGGACGTGCTCTGGAAGAGACATTGAAGGAATTCCGGATAGAGGCCAGTGTTGTGGGTATATCCCGGGGACCTGTGATTACCATGTTTGAGATCCAACCGGCTCCGGGAGTCAAGGTTTCCAGCATCGTCAATCTGCAGGATAATCTTGCGCTCCGTCTGGCTGCATCCCGTATCCGTATCGTAGCACCCATTCCTGGAAAGCAGGCCATCGGAATTGAAGTCCCTAACAAGAAACGCTCCATCGTCTCCTATAGCGGACTGGTTTCCTCTGGAGAGTTTTTAGATGCAGACTTCGAGATACCAGTTATTCTAGGGAAAGATATCAGTGGTGGGAATCAAGTCATTGATTTGACGAGAACACCCCATCTTCTAATTGCCGGTTCTACCGGGTCTGGTAAGTCGGTTTGCGTCAATTCTCTGATCTGCTCAATTCTTTACCAGAGATCCCCCCAGGAAGTAAAGCTCATCATGGTCGATCCCAAGATTGTTGAGCTGAAGTTATATAACGATATTCCCCACCTCCTGACCCAGGTTATCACAGAATCCAAGAAAGCCTTTCAGGCGGTTCAGTGGTGTCTCTACGAAATGGAGCGGCGGTATTCACTCCTGGATGCCATGGGTGTGCGTGATATTAAAAGCTATAATAAAAGGATCAAAGAACGGGACATTGCTACAACCCATTTGCCCTACATCGTCCTTGTTATCGATGAGTTTGCCGACCTGATGGCTACATCCGGGAAGGAGCTGGAGGCTATTGTCGCCCGTTTGGCCGCCATGTCCCGAGCGGTTGGTATCCACCTGGTTCTGGCGACACAGAGGCCGTCTATTGATGTCATTACTGGCTTAATCAAGGCGAACTTTCCCTCTAGAATTGCCTTTATGGTGGCCAGTAAGACCGACTCCCGCATCATCATTGATATGATGGGGGCAGAAAAGCTTCTGGGTAAGGGGGATATGCTTTTTACCTCCGCCTGGGATCCATTCCCCTCCCGTGTTCAGGGGGCCTTCCTGTCAGAGGATGAAGTGGAACGGGTTGTTTCTTACGTTAAAACTTTGGGAGAGCCGGATTATATTGATGATGAGATTTTTCTGGATGACGATGACTATGAGGGAGGCTCCGACTCCGGACCCAGTTCTTTTTCAGATCCCCTGTATGATAAGGCTCTGGATATCGTTATTTCTGCCGGAAAAGCCTCGGCTTCCTACCTTCAAAGGCGGTTGCAAATTGGATATAACAGGGCGGCCCGCCTCGTAGAAGAAATGGAAATTAGGGGCATTGTGGGACCTCAGAACGGGAGTAAGCCCCGGGAAGTCGTTCATATTCCCGATAGGCCCGGTAAGGAGATGTTAAACACGGATGAATGAGAAATCTTCTCACTTTTTCTTTTGTTTTTCTTCCGTTTCTGCGCGACGTTTTTCTGCCATCTCCCGTATTTTCTCGGCAAATTCGGGAAAACGAACTAGGATCTGATCGAAGGTTTCTTTGTCCAGAGAGTAGCAGTCGCAATAATCTTTAGCCTTGATCGTGGCATTCCGGGGGGCGCTCAATAAAAGGGCAATCTCTCCAAAGAAAGAACCGGCCCCCAAAGTTGCATAAACAATGGATTCGTCTTCGGAGACAACATCCACCGATCCCCGGCTGATAAAGTACATCTCATAACCTATCTCACCCTTGATGACCACATAGTCACCGGGGGTAAACACCACTGGATTTAAATTGAGAATGACTTCCTTGATGAACTCTTCGTTGGCACCCTTGAAAATGGGAACCTTCTGTATGATTCCTCTGTTTAGAAAGAGGGATACAGAGGTCTTCAGAGGTTTGGGAAGGTCCTGGAGGATCGAAGATTCGTCGTAGCCCCTTCTGCTTTCCCACAAGTAATCATAGTAGTCACTGATCTTTACCTTCAGGTCATGAGGAATGTTCTTATACCTTAAAAAGGTTGTGACTTTCTCCATTTTCTCCTGATATTGTGACTTGGCAATGTCAATATTGGCTATGATATTGGCAATGTTACCAATGATGAAACCGTACATACCGGCACCGATGAGTTCAATGATAATTACAAAAATGGTTTCCAGATTGGTGCTGGGAGAAATATCTCCGTAACCGATGGTTGTCAGGGTTGTGACGGTCCAATAAAAGGAACGGAGATACATGGATTCTGCATTGAGGGGGTTCAAGGCGGCAGGGTCTTCCCAAATGGCCATCCAGGCGCATGAGATAAGATGAGCCGCGATGAGTATCCAGAAAATAAGGAGTGACATCCTGATAAAACTCGGATTCAGTCGCTTGCTGTTCCTGATTCGTCCAATAGTCCTTTTTACCCTGAAGAGTTTCAGGAGTCTTAAAATATTACTCAAGAGGGCTATCCGGAGCAGGAGAGGATTCTGAAAAAATGAAAGGATCATAAAAAAAGGAAACGCCGCCAGCAGGTCTGTGACAAAAGCCATCCCCATGTAGCGGTTCATTATCTTTTCTTTATCCCGGATCAACTCTCGCTGATCAGAATAGGCAGTATGTGATTCTATCAGAATATCCGCTATAAAAATGAGTGATATAAGAATATCAAAAACAAGTAGAAATCCAGACAGTGGAAGATGGTAGACCATGATGAGGGGGATTATGATCGTAATGGCAATTGTCAGTATCAGGATAAGTATATCCCAGCCGATCTTGCTGTGTGAATCGGGGTTCAATATGGGAATCTTCATAATCCCCTTATCGGTCCTCTTATTTATGAACTGTATTATTAAATCTTTTCTGGCATTTAACAGAAAAAGAAGTATTATTTATGACTGGCATGGATGTTCCTTCCGGGTTACGATTGATGCTACCGCAAGAAAGGAGTTGATCAAATGAAGGTAATGGAAAAAGAGATCTTTGATTTGGTGGATGAGAATGATATTGTCATCGGCAGCGCGGATAGAGAGGATTTTCATGGTGATCCTAGAATGATTCACAGGGTTGCACATGTTCTAATTTTTGACAGTTCTGGAGAGTTGTATCTTCAAAAAAGGAGTATCAAGAAAGACGTTCAGCCCGGCAAATGGGATACTTCTGTGGGAGGACATGTCAACAGTGGCGAATCCTATGAAGAAGCTGCTTACAGAGAGTTGAAGGAAGAGCTGGGAATCGAAGGTACTGTCATCGAGTTTCTCTACCGCTATCTTCATAAGAACGATTACGAATCGGAATTTGTCTCAACATACCGATGTTTCTGGAACGGTGCCATAGATATTGAAAAGGATGAAATTGATGACGGTCGCTTCTGGTCGCTGAAGGCCATCAGTGAAGCGGACCCCCGGAAATTTACGCCCAACTTTCTGGATGAGCTGGAACGATATGAAAAGCTAGCAGGAAGATAATCCTATGATGTCCTGACCGTTGCGGCTCTTCTGCCGTGATCAGAAATGATTGTCAAAGTTTATGTCAAATAAAAAAAGGCCGCCCATTGAGGCGGCCTTGATTATTTATAAAGCTATAGATTAGCCGAGTACAGGAACCAGTGCCAATAGAACACCGGCTGCAACTGCCGATCCAATTACACCAGCAACATTTGGTCCCATGGCATGCATGAGAAGGTAGTTGTTGGGATTTTCTTCCAGACCCACCTTATTAGCAACACGGGCTGCCATAGGCACTGCAGAAACTCCGGCAGCTCCTATCAGTGGATTGATCTGGCTTTTTGAAACTTTGTTCATTAATTTGGCCAACATAACTCCTGTTGATGTTCCTAAGCAGAAGGCTATCAAACCAAGAGCTAGAATACCCAATGTATTCAGGTTCAAGAATTGGTCTGCCTGCATTTTTGAACCAACAGCCAGACCCAGCATGATTGTAACAATGTTGATCAGAGCATTCTGCATGGTGTCAGAAAGTCTGTCTGTAACACCGCACTCTTTTGCCAGGTTTCCAAACATCAGCGCTCCCAGGAGAGGTGTGGCTGATGGCAGAAGAAGAATACAGGCTCCCAAGACAGTCAGAGGGAAAATTATCTTTTCTGTCTTTGTAACATGTCTGAGCTGTTCCATTTTGATCTGACGCTCTTCTTTGGTTGTCAGGGCTCTCATGATGGGAGGCTGAATAATGGGAACCAAGGCCATATAGGAATAGGCCGCCACCGCAATGGCTCCCAACAGGCTTGGCGAAAGTTTGGAGGCTACAAATATTGCTGTAGGTCCATCCGCTCCCCCGATGATTCCAATGGAGGCTGCATCGTAAAGATTGAAGGTGATTCCGGGAACGTAGTTACCCAGGGCCACTGCACCCAGAAGTGCAATGAAAATACCAAACTGAGCAGAGGCACCCAAGAGCAGAGTCTTGGGGTTTGCCAGTAGAGGACCAAAGTCTGTCATGGCTCCCACTCCCATAAAGATCAGGAGGGGAAACAGGCCGCTGGTGACTCCCATGTCGTAAAACATACCAATAAAACCACCGGCTATTCCGTGAAGAAGCAAGGCCCCTTCGGTGAATTCTCCGTGGAAACTCGTATGTGCTGCAATTTCCGCAAAGGGAATATTGCTCAATATTGCTCCCATTCCGATAGGAACGAGCAAAAGTGGTTCAAATTCTTTTTTGATGGCCAAATAGAGCAGGATAAAACCTACAGCTATCATGACCAGATTACCCCAGCCACCTTCCTGCAAAAAGCCGAAGATACCGGTGGTCAGCCAAAGCTCCCGAAAGGAAGCCACTATTGTCTGTCCAAATGTCATAGTTTATTACTCCTAGCGTCTACCAGGGCAAGAAATTTTCTGCCCTGGTGATTTCCCGTTAAAGCCACCGGGACTTAGCCTATTTCAATCAGGGTCTGTCCGGCAGTGACCTGATCTCCCTGTTTTACAGAAATAGCTTTCACCGTACCGGAAACGGGAGAGGAAACAGGAGTCTCCATCTTCATGGCTTCCAGAACAATGACTTCGTCCCCTTCTGAAACACTGTCGCCGACGGCAACAGGAATTCTAAGAACGAGGCCGGGCATGGGGGCTTTTATTGCCTCTGATGCACCACTGGATGCAGGAGCTGCTGCCGAAGCATCAATTCCGTCTGCGATAGCGATGTCATAGCTTGTACCATTGACCACAGCTTTATCACCATCCAGTTTAACACCGTAGGATTTTCCATTGACTGTGACTGTATAACCTTCAGCTGAGGATGCTCCGGAAGAGGCGGCTTTCTTTGCATTCTTCATGATGTTGACTTTCGCTTCACCCTTGAGGAACATAATACCCTTGTCCTGGCAGGCCGCGGCGATGAAGATGTTTTCATCAGAAAGATCGGTGATTCCGTTATCTGTGAGCATCTTTTTAGCTGCTTCAATTCCCAGTTTTTCATTTTTATCGTTGATGTCGACAACGAGTTCTGTTGTGGGTTCGAGTCCCAACTGTTCCTGACAGATTTTTACAATCTCTGCGTCTGGAGCCAGAGGTGTTTTTCCAAAATAACCGAGAACCATTTTACCGTATCCATCGGCGATCTTTTTGTAAGGACCGAACATGACATTGTTAAAAGCCTGCTGGAAGTAGAACTGTGAAACAGGTGTTACAGAAGTTCCGTAACCACCCTTCATAACAACATCACCCATGGCTTTGGTGATTTCGGGGAATTTATCCATCAGGCCGTTGTCTCTCAACATCTGGGTATTGGCTGTTAGAGCTCCACCAGGGAGAGGAGAGAAGGGGATGATGGGGTTTACCATGGTGGCTTCAGGGGGTAGGAAGTAATCGGCCATACATTCGGTAAAAACATCTTCTACTTCCATGATTTCATTAGGGTCGATTCCAAGGTCAAAATCAGTACCGCGGAGAGCATGCCACATGGTCATAAGGTCTGGCTGGCATGTACCGCCGGATACGGGAGCCAGAGACAGGTCTACCTGGCTTGCACCGGCTTCTAGAGCTGTAACGTACTGCTGGATGGAAACTCCCGCTGTTTCATGGGAATGGAAAACGATATTCATATCGGGTCCCAGGAGCTCTCTGGCTGCCTTGATGGTTTCTCCAACAATCTTAGGTGTAGATGTACCGGAGGCATCTTTGAAACAGACTGAGTCATAGGGGATTCCCGCTTCCAGGATGGCTTTTAATACACCAATGTAGAATTCTTTGTCATGTGCTCCAGTTACCCCAGGAGGAAGAGCCATCATGGAAACAACAACTTCGTGTCGCAGTCCCGCATCATGGATACACTGTCCGGAATAGATCAGGTTGTTAACGTCATTGAGGGCATCAAAGTTCCTGATGGTGGTCATACCATGTTTTTTAAACATTTTGGCATGCAGGTTGATGATGTCTCTGGGCTGTGAACTCAGGCCGACAACATTGACACCTCTTGCAAGAGTCTGAAGGTCGGCATCAGGGCCAGCGGCTTTTCTGAATTCGTCCATCATGTCGAAGGCACTTTCATTTCCATAGAAGAAGGGGGCTTGAAAACGGGCACCACCACCAGCTTCGAAATGATTGATACCTGCTTTGGATGCTGCTTCGACGGCAGGCAGGAAGTCTTTGGTAAGGACACGGGCCCCGTATACGGACTGGAATCCGTCACGGAAGGCTGTACACATAAATTTTACGCGTTTTTTCATGGGAATCTAACCTCTTTTAGGATTGTGTGTGAGCTTTGACAGCTGCAATTGCTATTGCAATCTCAGCGTCTGCGGATGATTTTCTGACGGCGGGAGCAGCCGGTTTTTCCTGCTCGGGGAAAAACTTCAGGACTAATCTGGACATAAAAGTTGTTGTTGCGACCAGAAGAGTCAGAAACAGAAACACCACGGACATACCAACAATGGTTACAATTAGACCATTTACCATTTAGATGCTCCTCAATTATTTATTTATTGACTCATAAATTATATTGGTCATATTCTTCATGAGACTGTTCATTGTAGAATCGATCAGCAATTAGCGATTCAGAATAAAATATAGTTGAAAAAGGTGGAGGGTGACAAGCCCCGATGGGGGGATACGGCTGACCTAAAGTGTCAAATATTTGAATATTACAAATATTTTTTTTGATTTGTCAGGAATCTTAAAAGCGCATTCCAATACCGGCAGACATATTCATTGTTGTATATTGAATGGATTCGTCAGAACCGTTTTGTTTGACCGATCCAGAGAAGGAGGCATAAGCCATGTCAAGAACAAGGGAGAACCTGACCGAGTCCGTGTAAAAGAACGGCAGGTCTACACCGGCACCCAGAAGGTAGTACAAGCCCCCTTCTAAGTCTGTTTTCCCTGCCATAAAGCTACTGTCTCCCTGAATAAAAGTATATCCGGCGGATCCTTTGAGATAGAAAGGAAGGTCCTTCTGTGGAAAAAACAGCTTCATCGCCAGGTAAATGGGCTGCCATCCCAGGCGACCTTCTCCAGAAATCTCTCTGGGCAGAAGGTATTGTCCTCCTGCACCGATCTGCAATTTATCGCCCAAGCTGATATAGGCCTCCTGTCCCAGAGAAAAGCCCGTTCCGGAAGAAATGTTCTGATATCTGCTCAGAGGGTCAAACCCCATGTTTGTCACCATATGTACTTTGATGGACTCATCTGCGGCCAGAGGGGCAATGGTTGTAAAGATCAAGCATAGAAACAGGAGCCCTCTCCTGCGGCTTTTTTTAGTCATGGTTCTTCTCCAGGTTCAATTCTCTATTTTTGTGTCAGGTTGAAAACACCATCCCAATCTTTGGGTGGTGGCTCCTGGCTGAACTTGAGACAGCGTTTCATGTAGATTTCAGACGGAGCGTCTTCAGGAATAAATTTTCTGGCCTTTTTGAACCAATTATTGGCCTCTGACCAGTTTCTAGCTTCAAATTGTTCCATTCCTTTATGAAAACAGTCAAGTCCCTCAAGAACGTTTTCCGGTGTCAGGAGTTTTTCGTCGACCAATTCATAAAGGCGGACTGGCTCGTTTATCCCCACCACTCTTACCCGGTCTAGCTGCCGGACGGTGAACTGATCTTCCGTTTCTTTATAGGTGGAATCGCTGATGAGTATCCATGTACCGTACTGCTTGTTTACCCCTTCCAACCGAGCAGAAAGGTTCACCGCATTTCCCATCATGGTGTAGTCCATCTTCTTGAGAGTCCCCATGTTTCCTACGACCATATCGCCCGTATTAATTCCAATTCTCGTCAACAAAGGACCGGGACTGCGTTCTTCTGCCAGCATCCTCTCGTTGAGAATGGACTCTGCCTTTTTCATTCTTATGGCGGCCCGGCATGTTTTTATGGCATGATCCTGAAAGGGCTGGGGCGCTCCGAAAAAGGCGATGATTGCATCACCCTCGTATTTATCAATTGTCCCTTTTTCCTCCATGATCAGATTACTCATTTCTGTGAGGTATTCATTCAAAAGGGATACCAGGCTCTGGGGAGTCAGTTTTTCAGAGATGGATGAAAATCCTTTGACGTCGGTGAACATGGCGGTCATATGGCGTTCTTCTCCTCCCAGAGCCAGTTTGGAAGGGTCATTTAGGAGGTCGTTGATGACGTCCGATGACAGGTATTGGGCAAAGGCGCTGCGGATGAATCCTTTTTCCTTGGATGAGAAAATGAGATTAACGCTCACAATGGAGATGAAAGATAGAAGGATGGATATTCCTGGAGTGAATAACGGGGTGTAGGTACCGGTAAAAATAAATCCGGCAATGAGAGCGCCTTCGGTAAGAATCAGAATGGAGAGGCCTGAAACAATTCCTAAAACGGGATGATTCAGGCGTGATACGATCCAACCTGTGAGGAGAGACATGAGGATTGTCACAAGCATGGGCAGCCAGAGGGGAGACTCGTCCAGAAACTGCCCCGATAGGATTGTGTTGGTGACAGCCGCATAGAGTCCCATATTCATGTACTCTTTTTCAAAAGGGTTCACCCCGATATCAGTCGTTGATGTTCCCGAATAACCGATGACGGAGAGGGAGCCCTCCAGGTCTTTCTTCAGATTTCCCCGGAGTTCCTGGATCTCTTTGATCTGATTGCGGGCGGCACTGAATACCTCGGGTATGAAGGCGCTCAGGTCCTGATACCGCAGCATCTGTTCTTCCGGTAGATCGGGTAGGTCCATATACCTCTGCAATTCACTCAAAATATACTGCTCGGCATCCCCGTTCATGTAGGCGTCTGTTTCGGATAGAAACAGTTCTCGCAGGGGAATGTACTCTTCAAGATCAATTTCTTTGATTCCGCTCATATGATCCGTTTTCAGGTTTTCCATATACTCATACAGATCCATGAGGGGATAATCGCCTTCATAAAAAGGAGCTTCCAGTAATCCCTGCCCATCCAGAAGGGTCATGTTGTATATCAGGTCAGAAAACATTTTATCATGAAGATAGAGGCTGAAAAAACTGATATGGTTAAAACTA of Oceanispirochaeta crateris contains these proteins:
- a CDS encoding outer membrane beta-barrel protein, whose protein sequence is MTKKSRRRGLLFLCLIFTTIAPLAADESIKVHMVTNMGFDPLSRYQNISSGTGFSLGQEAYISLGDKLQIGAGGQYLLPREISGEGRLGWQPIYLAMKLFFPQKDLPFYLKGSAGYTFIQGDSSFMAGKTDLEGGLYYLLGAGVDLPFFYTDSVRFSLVLDMAYASFSGSVKQNGSDESIQYTTMNMSAGIGMRF
- a CDS encoding DNA translocase FtsK; this translates as MNKHARILSTILAAMAGLLFLLTILAVFGVSAGGVAFLFNTFHLAAFYVPLYLAICALILYLPKGTEKLLLTLNLSLLPFLNVALLLHVLTGNQSIFISRYLITEVGVGLSVPFLLLLLLVECALIYKLVAFIFPEAPWFPAGSDLSLWFVKQKIALRQKFSKPSFKDPVRNEIFSEDPVEEDAEEGEGSFFIPDIPSPIPPVEVVDDSEIQSLISSVLKPEQSSKNAFHPNGSPQKPSEVKPFNPNKTLSIDDVVNPMYEDDSDLSPKGSSGSEELPLPEEDPGIDFLIDHEKNDKSENIQYGDEEQSEEEQSEEEEQSEVEESPEVDEGFEEEEDYEEQGYITDSYDDLEAWRDDPPLEDELPVSIEDKLSPAGESEKLGVLNPGLLPKHKRKKEYKVPVAGLLKEYPDDSFSEVDDFTRRQGRALEETLKEFRIEASVVGISRGPVITMFEIQPAPGVKVSSIVNLQDNLALRLAASRIRIVAPIPGKQAIGIEVPNKKRSIVSYSGLVSSGEFLDADFEIPVILGKDISGGNQVIDLTRTPHLLIAGSTGSGKSVCVNSLICSILYQRSPQEVKLIMVDPKIVELKLYNDIPHLLTQVITESKKAFQAVQWCLYEMERRYSLLDAMGVRDIKSYNKRIKERDIATTHLPYIVLVIDEFADLMATSGKELEAIVARLAAMSRAVGIHLVLATQRPSIDVITGLIKANFPSRIAFMVASKTDSRIIIDMMGAEKLLGKGDMLFTSAWDPFPSRVQGAFLSEDEVERVVSYVKTLGEPDYIDDEIFLDDDDYEGGSDSGPSSFSDPLYDKALDIVISAGKASASYLQRRLQIGYNRAARLVEEMEIRGIVGPQNGSKPREVVHIPDRPGKEMLNTDE
- a CDS encoding CHASE2 domain-containing protein, with the protein product MNKKYMFLGIPLLLSILFSSLLTLESFQTIENSVYDLMLRIKPKVVEDEDLLLVNIDDLTITNINMYPLSRDIFADGLILMRELGAEYAILDIEFIDKSPAGLNNRYLEEQIPNEFNDVFYDLSQYQADFLNALQNNQIALEDIPYYQTILSDYNYQKQQELLNNVNLIARNNDEYLGRAISFFGNVIATVNMMEDLDDTTPQSLRDLAKEKLSLNHYFSVPYTGFEPAIDIKPAINEVLSNSLNAGFPRVSIDPDGVRRRIDLIFDYQGEYYPQLGFSALLQRMDVQSMERTKNSLILKGAKPKGGDRQDIEIPLDRTGKMLINWPKEPYIDSFNHISFFSLYLHDKMFSDLIYNMTLLDGQGLLEAPFYEGDYPLMDLYEYMENLKTDHMSGIKEIDLEEYIPLRELFLSETDAYMNGDAEQYILSELQRYMDLPDLPEEQMLRYQDLSAFIPEVFSAARNQIKEIQELRGNLKKDLEGSLSVIGYSGTSTTDIGVNPFEKEYMNMGLYAAVTNTILSGQFLDESPLWLPMLVTILMSLLTGWIVSRLNHPVLGIVSGLSILILTEGALIAGFIFTGTYTPLFTPGISILLSFISIVSVNLIFSSKEKGFIRSAFAQYLSSDVINDLLNDPSKLALGGEERHMTAMFTDVKGFSSISEKLTPQSLVSLLNEYLTEMSNLIMEEKGTIDKYEGDAIIAFFGAPQPFQDHAIKTCRAAIRMKKAESILNERMLAEERSPGPLLTRIGINTGDMVVGNMGTLKKMDYTMMGNAVNLSARLEGVNKQYGTWILISDSTYKETEDQFTVRQLDRVRVVGINEPVRLYELVDEKLLTPENVLEGLDCFHKGMEQFEARNWSEANNWFKKARKFIPEDAPSEIYMKRCLKFSQEPPPKDWDGVFNLTQK
- a CDS encoding OadG family protein → MVNGLIVTIVGMSVVFLFLTLLVATTTFMSRLVLKFFPEQEKPAAPAVRKSSADAEIAIAIAAVKAHTQS
- a CDS encoding sodium ion-translocating decarboxylase subunit beta; translation: MTFGQTIVASFRELWLTTGIFGFLQEGGWGNLVMIAVGFILLYLAIKKEFEPLLLVPIGMGAILSNIPFAEIAAHTSFHGEFTEGALLLHGIAGGFIGMFYDMGVTSGLFPLLIFMGVGAMTDFGPLLANPKTLLLGASAQFGIFIALLGAVALGNYVPGITFNLYDAASIGIIGGADGPTAIFVASKLSPSLLGAIAVAAYSYMALVPIIQPPIMRALTTKEERQIKMEQLRHVTKTEKIIFPLTVLGACILLLPSATPLLGALMFGNLAKECGVTDRLSDTMQNALINIVTIMLGLAVGSKMQADQFLNLNTLGILALGLIAFCLGTSTGVMLAKLMNKVSKSQINPLIGAAGVSAVPMAARVANKVGLEENPNNYLLMHAMGPNVAGVIGSAVAAGVLLALVPVLG
- a CDS encoding biotin/lipoyl-containing protein, encoding MKKRVKFMCTAFRDGFQSVYGARVLTKDFLPAVEAASKAGINHFEAGGGARFQAPFFYGNESAFDMMDEFRKAAGPDADLQTLARGVNVVGLSSQPRDIINLHAKMFKKHGMTTIRNFDALNDVNNLIYSGQCIHDAGLRHEVVVSMMALPPGVTGAHDKEFYIGVLKAILEAGIPYDSVCFKDASGTSTPKIVGETIKAARELLGPDMNIVFHSHETAGVSIQQYVTALEAGASQVDLSLAPVSGGTCQPDLMTMWHALRGTDFDLGIDPNEIMEVEDVFTECMADYFLPPEATMVNPIIPFSPLPGGALTANTQMLRDNGLMDKFPEITKAMGDVVMKGGYGTSVTPVSQFYFQQAFNNVMFGPYKKIADGYGKMVLGYFGKTPLAPDAEIVKICQEQLGLEPTTELVVDINDKNEKLGIEAAKKMLTDNGITDLSDENIFIAAACQDKGIMFLKGEAKVNIMKNAKKAASSGASSAEGYTVTVNGKSYGVKLDGDKAVVNGTSYDIAIADGIDASAAAPASSGASEAIKAPMPGLVLRIPVAVGDSVSEGDEVIVLEAMKMETPVSSPVSGTVKAISVKQGDQVTAGQTLIEIG
- a CDS encoding NUDIX hydrolase, with amino-acid sequence MKVMEKEIFDLVDENDIVIGSADREDFHGDPRMIHRVAHVLIFDSSGELYLQKRSIKKDVQPGKWDTSVGGHVNSGESYEEAAYRELKEELGIEGTVIEFLYRYLHKNDYESEFVSTYRCFWNGAIDIEKDEIDDGRFWSLKAISEADPRKFTPNFLDELERYEKLAGR
- a CDS encoding ion transporter; translated protein: MKIPILNPDSHSKIGWDILILILTIAITIIIPLIMVYHLPLSGFLLVFDILISLIFIADILIESHTAYSDQRELIRDKEKIMNRYMGMAFVTDLLAAFPFFMILSFFQNPLLLRIALLSNILRLLKLFRVKRTIGRIRNSKRLNPSFIRMSLLIFWILIAAHLISCAWMAIWEDPAALNPLNAESMYLRSFYWTVTTLTTIGYGDISPSTNLETIFVIIIELIGAGMYGFIIGNIANIIANIDIAKSQYQEKMEKVTTFLRYKNIPHDLKVKISDYYDYLWESRRGYDESSILQDLPKPLKTSVSLFLNRGIIQKVPIFKGANEEFIKEVILNLNPVVFTPGDYVVIKGEIGYEMYFISRGSVDVVSEDESIVYATLGAGSFFGEIALLLSAPRNATIKAKDYCDCYSLDKETFDQILVRFPEFAEKIREMAEKRRAETEEKQKKK